The Spirosoma radiotolerans genome has a window encoding:
- a CDS encoding methyltransferase, protein MLNTPPLDLAPITRHLRAMFGSRLLVAAVHHLHVFDQLSDEPLPLAEISHRLGLGERPAMVLLPGLCAMELLDYDEAGRLAITELGRYLTQSQTPNLTGYTGLEKDDAGVIEMAARLRNDGPLDTAEGISFVKEGEGPSPMDDPELARKFTLGLAGRARHLSPIVAASMTKREGHLLDVAGGTGFYTYEWLLANPNSTATLFDRPAVLNVAAEILAEFSRSGRPGASGLSERVSFLPGDMLTDELPQTDILLAASLFHDWPTPTCQLLAHRFASALRAGGELWVHDAFLNDTLDGPLPVTDYSAQLFWGTKGRCYSRAEYRGWLADAGLKPTSENIPTQMDYGLIWAKK, encoded by the coding sequence ATGCTCAACACTCCTCCACTCGATTTGGCACCCATCACCCGGCATTTGCGGGCCATGTTTGGCTCTCGCTTGTTAGTAGCCGCTGTTCACCACCTCCATGTGTTTGACCAGTTAAGCGATGAGCCGCTTCCATTAGCCGAAATCAGTCATCGGCTAGGCCTTGGTGAACGCCCGGCCATGGTTCTCCTTCCGGGCCTGTGCGCTATGGAACTCCTTGATTACGACGAAGCGGGGCGGTTAGCCATTACCGAGTTGGGTCGTTACCTGACGCAGTCACAAACGCCCAACCTGACAGGCTACACGGGTTTGGAGAAAGACGATGCAGGGGTTATTGAAATGGCTGCCCGGCTTCGAAACGACGGCCCTTTAGACACAGCGGAGGGTATTTCATTTGTGAAAGAAGGGGAAGGCCCCTCGCCCATGGACGATCCCGAGCTGGCCCGCAAGTTCACGCTGGGCCTGGCCGGACGAGCCAGACACCTGTCGCCTATCGTCGCGGCAAGTATGACAAAGCGCGAAGGTCATCTACTCGATGTCGCTGGGGGTACAGGCTTTTACACCTACGAATGGTTATTGGCCAACCCCAACTCAACCGCGACTCTATTCGACCGTCCTGCTGTACTGAACGTAGCCGCCGAAATACTGGCCGAATTTAGCCGCAGTGGCCGTCCGGGAGCCAGTGGGCTGTCGGAGCGGGTAAGCTTTCTGCCGGGTGATATGTTGACCGATGAACTTCCGCAAACGGATATTTTACTAGCCGCCAGCCTCTTCCATGACTGGCCCACGCCAACCTGTCAATTGCTGGCGCATCGCTTTGCCTCGGCCCTGCGCGCGGGTGGAGAGTTGTGGGTGCACGATGCCTTCCTGAACGATACACTCGATGGGCCGCTACCCGTAACCGACTACTCCGCCCAACTTTTCTGGGGCACCAAAGGCCGCTGTTACAGCCGGGCCGAATACAGAGGCTGGCTGGCCGACGCTGGTCTGAAGCCCACGTCGGAAAACATTCCTACGCAAATGGACTATGGGCTGATCTGGGCAAAGAAATGA
- a CDS encoding DUF1684 domain-containing protein, protein MRLLLILLVCLFARVAMGQTPFAEALAKHRETYKKDLMASAGGPLTAEADLSYVQFYAADSTYRVTATVERIPNAEPFEMPTYNGKTRPHVAYALLSFMLQGKPQQLTLYRNLNVIRIPEYRDYLFLPFKDATSGQETYGGGRYLDLRTGDIQNGRVTLDFNKAYNPYCAFKEGYPCPIPPKNNLLTVPVEAGEKTFGKDH, encoded by the coding sequence ATGCGTCTTTTATTGATTCTGCTGGTTTGTCTGTTTGCCAGAGTAGCCATGGGGCAAACTCCTTTTGCTGAAGCGCTTGCCAAACATCGCGAGACCTACAAAAAAGATCTTATGGCTTCCGCGGGTGGACCATTGACCGCCGAGGCCGATTTGTCGTATGTCCAGTTTTACGCAGCCGACTCAACCTATCGCGTAACGGCTACGGTAGAACGGATACCCAACGCAGAACCCTTCGAAATGCCAACCTACAATGGTAAAACAAGACCACACGTTGCCTATGCGTTGCTGTCGTTCATGCTCCAGGGTAAGCCACAACAGTTAACCCTTTATCGAAATTTGAATGTTATTCGGATTCCGGAATACCGCGATTATCTGTTTCTGCCTTTTAAGGACGCGACGTCGGGGCAGGAAACCTACGGGGGCGGTCGTTACCTTGACTTACGTACGGGCGATATTCAGAACGGGCGTGTGACGCTGGATTTCAACAAAGCCTACAATCCTTACTGCGCTTTTAAAGAAGGTTATCCGTGTCCAATCCCGCCCAAAAACAACCTACTGACGGTGCCCGTTGAAGCTGGGGAGAAAACCTTTGGTAAAGACCATTGA
- a CDS encoding putative Ig domain-containing protein — MNRIVCTISTLLFLLPLLGYSQITMPLSRMVFQRDNGNQAQVPIQGNCPTSASSFQVKATAINGGQSVDWTTIGSASNGAFSGSLTLAGGWYSLQVRALAGGSEVGNWTLDRVGVGEVFITAGQSNQYGSPYANNLNAQDDRVSVLGYYNWPQGNIDETALPKQMVQAGNGAQSGPHGAMYIWGGLGDRLVARLGVPVMFLGASYGATSSSEWRDAANGVENVASFNKSSPYRPFGVALMYYIKRSGVRAVLWHQGEADNNVSSQGDYVNNLTTVINKSRSQSGMGALSWVISKVSYFPGNGHDYDQNIINAQEQLIGQINNCFAGISTDGFTGPDWRSDGLHFKDSVYPQVADWWNQALSDAFFSQCQPSQPATTPSITAGYIFPINRNGGEHIQLPYMVTAPINSGNQYTIDVYTEGGGLVGNVPGSQIGNVLDFVLPTWADGRVKVRIKSSSPAWTGEFSELFTAHRTGDRPSQSPILTTPYAALSFALGSPVNTSLPANFSDPNNSALSYSWQNLPSGLSGSGLTLTGTPSGNAGNYTATIVATNASGASASASVVIQYYSSSQPPSSNQAPTVAATVNLGVASRNQRYDLMIPANTFTDPENAQLVYTISGLPAGLSASGLTISGTPSEAGTYTVRIRATDPGNLFAETTATLVVNDGQITAAGNYEGYVDGKGCSSLNGWVYNSSAGNDPVVIEVVTGGRVVSTQTATQFRADLVAAGKGNGYHGYSFDTPDALKTGSDISVMVRVQNSNYVLNGGTFTLNCAGNAVPPTPTMPDPTPPVTPPTPVTPAPTPTPAPTTLVSPQGWVDISDCNRQYGWARDAGTPNASVQVNVSWDGALVTTLTATTYRQDLASAFGDNGQHAFSYDAPGNLATAGAHQVVLQIVGAANPFQTTTVYCNTGARLASLSAEEEALAWRLLPNPAADYALVTIPAAYQKAKLKVSVATMDGLTQPLGYTSVANQLKLDVSQFKTGLYLLRIEADGRHISSLKLLKQ; from the coding sequence ATGAACCGTATCGTCTGTACTATCTCTACGCTCCTTTTTTTATTGCCTCTATTGGGTTACTCCCAGATTACCATGCCGCTTTCCCGGATGGTTTTCCAACGCGATAATGGCAATCAGGCCCAAGTTCCTATTCAGGGTAACTGCCCGACCTCCGCTTCCAGTTTTCAGGTTAAAGCCACCGCCATCAATGGTGGGCAGTCGGTAGATTGGACAACCATTGGATCCGCCAGCAATGGTGCTTTCTCGGGTTCACTGACGCTGGCCGGCGGCTGGTACAGTCTTCAGGTTCGTGCGCTGGCCGGTGGCTCCGAAGTGGGCAACTGGACACTGGACCGGGTAGGTGTGGGCGAAGTCTTCATTACGGCTGGTCAATCGAACCAGTACGGCTCTCCTTATGCCAATAACCTCAACGCCCAGGATGATCGGGTGTCGGTGCTTGGCTACTATAACTGGCCTCAGGGGAATATTGACGAAACCGCATTGCCTAAACAAATGGTACAGGCCGGAAATGGTGCGCAGTCGGGTCCGCATGGTGCCATGTATATCTGGGGCGGCCTGGGCGACCGACTTGTGGCTCGCCTGGGTGTTCCGGTCATGTTCCTGGGCGCTTCCTACGGAGCAACTTCCTCGTCGGAATGGCGTGATGCCGCGAACGGTGTCGAAAACGTTGCTTCGTTCAATAAGTCGTCTCCGTATCGCCCATTCGGTGTAGCCCTTATGTATTACATCAAACGCAGTGGCGTTCGGGCGGTTTTATGGCATCAGGGCGAAGCCGATAACAATGTTAGTTCGCAGGGGGATTACGTCAATAATTTAACGACTGTCATTAATAAGAGCCGGTCGCAGTCGGGTATGGGTGCACTGAGCTGGGTTATTTCCAAAGTGTCGTACTTTCCTGGAAATGGGCACGACTACGATCAAAACATCATCAATGCCCAGGAACAGCTGATCGGTCAAATCAACAACTGTTTTGCGGGTATCTCGACGGATGGCTTTACGGGCCCCGACTGGCGGTCGGATGGGCTGCACTTCAAAGATTCGGTCTATCCTCAGGTCGCCGACTGGTGGAATCAGGCGCTTTCCGATGCCTTCTTTTCGCAATGCCAGCCAAGCCAGCCGGCCACTACGCCCAGCATTACGGCGGGTTATATATTCCCAATCAATCGCAACGGGGGTGAGCATATTCAACTCCCTTACATGGTTACGGCACCCATCAACTCCGGCAATCAGTATACCATAGATGTATATACCGAAGGGGGCGGTTTGGTGGGTAACGTACCCGGCAGCCAAATCGGTAACGTGCTGGATTTTGTGCTGCCGACTTGGGCGGATGGCCGGGTGAAAGTGCGGATCAAATCCAGCTCCCCTGCCTGGACAGGGGAGTTTTCGGAACTGTTTACGGCCCATCGAACGGGCGACAGACCATCGCAGAGCCCTATACTAACGACGCCTTATGCAGCCTTGAGCTTTGCCTTGGGAAGTCCCGTCAATACTTCTTTACCGGCTAATTTCTCTGATCCGAATAATTCAGCGCTCTCGTATTCCTGGCAAAACCTGCCTTCGGGTTTATCGGGTTCCGGCCTGACCCTCACTGGGACGCCTTCCGGTAATGCCGGGAACTATACGGCTACAATAGTCGCCACAAATGCATCAGGAGCCTCGGCTTCGGCGTCGGTTGTTATTCAGTACTATTCTTCCAGCCAGCCTCCCTCTTCGAACCAGGCACCAACGGTAGCGGCTACGGTAAACTTGGGCGTTGCAAGCCGAAATCAACGGTACGACCTAATGATCCCAGCCAATACCTTTACTGATCCCGAAAATGCACAACTAGTGTACACAATCAGTGGTTTACCAGCGGGTTTGTCGGCATCGGGTCTGACAATTAGTGGGACGCCTTCCGAAGCCGGAACCTATACGGTTCGGATTCGCGCGACTGATCCCGGCAATCTGTTTGCAGAAACAACAGCTACACTAGTCGTTAATGACGGGCAGATAACCGCGGCTGGAAATTATGAAGGCTACGTAGATGGAAAGGGCTGCTCGAGCCTGAATGGCTGGGTTTACAATAGCTCGGCGGGCAATGATCCCGTGGTGATTGAGGTCGTTACGGGTGGCCGGGTTGTATCGACGCAAACGGCTACTCAGTTTCGGGCCGATCTGGTAGCGGCAGGGAAAGGCAATGGCTATCATGGATATAGTTTCGATACACCCGATGCCCTGAAAACTGGCAGCGATATCAGTGTGATGGTTCGCGTTCAGAACAGCAATTACGTATTGAATGGCGGTACATTTACCCTCAATTGTGCCGGGAACGCTGTGCCGCCCACGCCCACCATGCCTGACCCCACGCCACCTGTTACTCCGCCTACGCCTGTCACACCTGCACCAACGCCGACGCCCGCGCCTACAACGTTGGTAAGCCCACAGGGCTGGGTCGATATCTCCGATTGTAACCGGCAATATGGCTGGGCCAGGGATGCAGGCACCCCCAATGCTTCGGTGCAGGTAAACGTCAGCTGGGATGGCGCTCTGGTAACTACCTTAACCGCAACTACATACCGGCAGGATCTGGCATCGGCTTTTGGCGATAATGGCCAACACGCGTTTAGTTATGACGCACCGGGCAACCTGGCTACGGCTGGAGCACATCAGGTTGTTTTGCAGATTGTTGGCGCGGCTAATCCGTTCCAAACCACGACGGTATATTGCAATACGGGTGCCCGACTTGCTTCCTTATCGGCTGAAGAGGAAGCGCTGGCGTGGCGGTTATTACCTAACCCCGCGGCCGATTATGCGCTGGTAACGATTCCGGCTGCGTATCAGAAAGCGAAGCTAAAGGTAAGTGTCGCCACTATGGATGGGCTGACACAACCGTTAGGCTACACCTCGGTGGCAAACCAGCTTAAACTTGATGTGAGTCAGTTCAAGACGGGGCTGTATCTGTTGCGGATCGAAGCCGATGGCCGACACATATCCAGCCTGAAACTGCTCAAACAGTAA
- a CDS encoding VOC family protein, which produces MIQFTRLDHILISIPEGKTAEARAFYSQVLNLREIPGEHPGGAIWFEIAGIQLHLREEPGGSLSLRHPAFEVEDLAGAKHELEQKGVAISYSSDIDGRQRFFFRDPFGNRIELLEFTN; this is translated from the coding sequence ATGATCCAGTTTACCCGCTTAGATCACATTCTCATATCTATTCCGGAAGGGAAAACGGCCGAGGCCCGAGCTTTTTACAGCCAGGTACTGAACCTTCGGGAAATTCCGGGCGAGCATCCGGGAGGAGCCATCTGGTTTGAGATAGCCGGTATACAATTGCACTTACGGGAAGAACCGGGAGGAAGTTTGTCGCTGCGGCATCCCGCCTTCGAAGTCGAAGACCTAGCCGGGGCGAAGCACGAATTAGAGCAGAAAGGAGTAGCTATTTCGTACTCGTCAGACATTGATGGGCGACAGCGGTTTTTCTTCCGCGACCCGTTTGGGAACCGTATCGAGTTACTTGAATTTACTAACTAG
- a CDS encoding aldo/keto reductase, protein MDYRQLGGSGLQVPVLSFGTATFGGGNEFFKGWGSTQVDEATRLVNLCLDAGVNLFDTADIYSDGLAEEILGKAIVGKRDDLLISTKATFPFGEGPNNQGSSRFHLLRQCEGSLKRLKTDYIDIYHMHGFDGVTPLEETIRTLDDLVQSGKVRYIACSNYSGWHLMKSLAISEKYGWNRFVAHQVYYSLVNREYEWELMPLGLDQKVGAFIWSPLAGGRLGGKYGRNKPAPTEGRVSEGKSPVPQSAVSEEVFYTITDALEEVAAETGKSVAQVSLNWLLQRPTVSSIIIGARNEEQLRQNLDAVGWNLTLEQLKKLDTASDVPTIYPYWHQRQNLTLNPLPRFY, encoded by the coding sequence ATGGACTACAGACAACTAGGTGGATCAGGACTACAGGTGCCGGTATTGAGTTTTGGTACGGCTACGTTTGGCGGAGGCAACGAATTTTTTAAGGGCTGGGGCAGCACTCAGGTTGACGAGGCCACGCGGCTGGTCAATCTGTGCCTCGATGCTGGCGTCAATCTGTTCGATACCGCCGACATTTATTCGGACGGGCTGGCGGAGGAAATTTTGGGTAAGGCTATTGTCGGCAAGCGCGATGATCTGCTGATCTCGACCAAAGCTACATTTCCCTTTGGGGAAGGCCCTAATAATCAGGGATCATCCCGCTTTCACTTGCTCAGGCAATGTGAAGGCAGTTTGAAACGCCTGAAAACCGACTACATCGATATTTACCACATGCATGGTTTCGACGGAGTTACTCCGCTGGAAGAAACCATACGTACGCTGGACGATCTTGTCCAGAGCGGCAAGGTTCGTTACATTGCCTGCTCGAACTATTCGGGCTGGCATCTAATGAAATCGCTGGCTATTTCCGAAAAATACGGCTGGAATCGGTTCGTAGCCCACCAGGTTTACTACTCGCTGGTGAATCGGGAATACGAGTGGGAACTGATGCCCCTTGGCCTCGACCAGAAAGTAGGTGCGTTTATCTGGAGTCCACTAGCGGGTGGTCGTCTGGGCGGAAAATATGGCCGCAACAAGCCCGCGCCAACCGAAGGGCGAGTGTCTGAAGGCAAAAGCCCGGTGCCGCAGTCGGCGGTTTCTGAAGAAGTTTTTTACACCATCACCGATGCGCTGGAGGAAGTAGCCGCCGAAACCGGCAAGTCGGTAGCGCAGGTATCACTCAACTGGCTGTTGCAGCGGCCAACGGTGTCGAGCATCATCATTGGTGCCCGCAACGAAGAGCAACTCCGGCAAAATCTGGATGCGGTCGGCTGGAATTTGACCCTAGAACAGCTAAAGAAACTGGACACGGCCAGCGATGTGCCAACCATATATCCCTATTGGCACCAGCGCCAAAATTTGACGTTGAATCCACTCCCAAGATTCTACTGA
- a CDS encoding mannitol dehydrogenase family protein, which yields MFTTTQEASTRPLVNASHSVLAYPAILAGHRTIQEAMGDGSINTYLRTFLTTTGKSLASMALSDDVEEPIVQLLNCLSKPVEGDSLSHLCRDGASRLQEFVIPTLLDRLKQGKDISSLAFLLAAYGHYLQAGVDDKGQNYLVDEPQLTDADWTMLKEGDILSVLTISPLAPANLRSYPQFVAPYRSYRNQIACYGLAFSLKQTLCAFWEEDAELHKGATA from the coding sequence ATGTTTACAACCACTCAGGAGGCCTCAACGCGCCCCCTCGTCAATGCGTCGCATAGCGTACTGGCGTATCCGGCTATTCTGGCCGGCCATCGAACAATACAGGAAGCTATGGGAGATGGCTCTATTAATACGTATCTGCGCACATTTTTAACGACAACGGGCAAATCACTGGCCTCAATGGCACTTTCCGACGATGTAGAAGAGCCAATCGTCCAGTTATTGAATTGCCTGTCAAAACCGGTAGAGGGTGATTCATTAAGCCATTTATGCCGCGATGGAGCGTCTAGGCTACAGGAATTCGTCATTCCAACTTTGCTTGACCGGCTCAAACAGGGGAAAGATATATCATCGCTGGCGTTTTTGCTGGCGGCTTACGGCCATTACCTGCAAGCGGGCGTCGATGATAAAGGACAGAATTATTTGGTCGATGAGCCTCAGCTTACTGACGCCGATTGGACTATGCTAAAAGAGGGTGATATTCTCTCTGTTTTAACTATCTCGCCTTTGGCTCCTGCGAATCTGCGGTCGTATCCGCAGTTTGTGGCTCCTTACAGATCCTACCGGAATCAGATTGCCTGCTATGGTCTTGCCTTTTCGCTGAAACAAACTCTGTGTGCTTTCTGGGAGGAGGACGCTGAACTGCACAAAGGGGCAACGGCCTGA
- a CDS encoding LacI family DNA-binding transcriptional regulator has translation MTRKTSLKDIAQLVGVSTTLVSYVLNNQKINRINKQVAEKIREVARSLNYQPNQIAKSLKTNKTFTLGLVVSDISNPFSSSLARIIEDEADTYNYTVLFGSSDEKLQKSQKLITTLLNRQVDGLLIAPPEGAEPQLAELQRQGIPFVLIDRYFPDLKTNYVALDNYGAIYTAVQHLIDSGYQRIGLITFQTSLITLQDRKQGYLSALKDNHIPIRKTWVKELGIGSIEADVRKAVSDLTTGPKPVDALLFASNTLALYGLQQLNALHRSVPEDIAVVSIDQAEAYNLFQTPITYIKQPLLEMGQLATKILLNAIKKNNTITQANLEGELVIRDSTRAIEKEIMLMN, from the coding sequence ATGACCAGGAAGACATCGCTGAAGGATATTGCTCAGTTAGTGGGCGTTTCAACAACGCTCGTTTCGTATGTCCTTAACAATCAGAAGATAAACCGGATCAACAAACAAGTGGCCGAGAAAATTAGGGAAGTGGCCAGATCACTGAACTATCAGCCCAACCAGATTGCCAAGAGTCTCAAGACAAATAAGACCTTCACGCTGGGCCTGGTGGTATCCGATATTTCGAATCCGTTTTCGTCGTCGCTGGCGCGTATTATTGAAGATGAAGCCGATACGTATAATTATACCGTCCTCTTTGGAAGCTCGGATGAAAAGCTTCAGAAGTCGCAAAAGCTCATTACGACCTTGCTCAACAGGCAAGTCGATGGCTTATTGATTGCGCCCCCCGAAGGCGCTGAGCCACAGCTTGCCGAGCTGCAACGACAAGGTATTCCGTTTGTCCTGATCGACCGTTATTTCCCGGACCTTAAAACCAATTATGTGGCTTTAGACAATTACGGAGCCATTTATACAGCTGTGCAGCACCTGATCGATTCGGGGTATCAGCGGATCGGGCTCATTACATTTCAGACGAGCCTAATCACGTTGCAGGATCGCAAACAGGGTTACCTATCGGCTCTTAAGGATAACCATATCCCGATTCGCAAAACGTGGGTGAAAGAATTAGGCATCGGGTCGATAGAAGCCGATGTCAGAAAGGCGGTGAGCGATCTTACCACAGGTCCAAAACCCGTCGACGCGCTTCTGTTTGCGTCCAATACCCTTGCCTTGTATGGGTTGCAGCAGCTCAACGCCTTGCACCGGAGCGTTCCTGAAGACATTGCCGTCGTCAGCATCGATCAGGCCGAAGCCTACAACCTGTTTCAAACCCCGATAACCTACATAAAACAGCCCCTGCTGGAAATGGGCCAGTTGGCAACCAAAATTCTGCTGAATGCCATCAAGAAAAATAACACCATCACGCAGGCTAATCTCGAAGGAGAATTAGTCATTCGGGATTCGACAAGAGCGATTGAGAAGGAAATAATGCTAATGAATTAA
- a CDS encoding DUF4926 domain-containing protein → MDELKLYNVVALTRAISEHNLRRGDIGVLIDIGPNSHYMLEFADRNGVTYAMPIVSIEGLIKVYLHADMVE, encoded by the coding sequence ATGGACGAGTTGAAACTATATAATGTTGTAGCACTCACAAGAGCTATATCTGAACACAATCTCCGCCGGGGTGATATTGGTGTTTTAATTGACATCGGTCCTAACAGCCACTATATGCTGGAATTTGCAGACCGTAATGGGGTTACATATGCCATGCCTATCGTCAGTATAGAAGGATTAATAAAAGTGTATCTGCACGCCGATATGGTAGAATAA
- a CDS encoding ribonucleoside-diphosphate reductase subunit alpha, with amino-acid sequence MFVVKRDGRRESVKFDKITARIEKLCYGLDPAYVQPVEVAVKVVSGLYDGVKTTELDNLAAETAASMTTKHPDYAILAARVAISNLHKETNKSFSGTIKKLYQYEDPKTGENASLISKEVYDVVRQHAALLDSTIIYDRDYGYDYFGYKTLEKSYLLKLDGRIAERPQHMLMRVAVGIHQEDIDAAIETYHLLSEKWFTHATPTLFNAGTPKPQMSSCFLLTMKDDSIDGIYDTLKQTAKISQSAGGIGLSIHNVRATGTYIKGTNGTSNGIVPMLRVFNDTARYVDQGGGKRKGSFAIYLEPWHADVFDFLDLKKNSGKEEGRARDLFYALWTPDLFMKRVEDDDVWSLFCPHECPGLADCYGDEFEALYTRYEREGRARRTIKAQELWFKILESQTETGTPYMLYKDAANKKSNQKNLGTIKSSNLCTEIIEYTAPDEIAVCNLASIALPKFIKRDPDGIMRFDHQKLYEVTRTATRNLNKIIDINYYPVEEARRSNMRHRPIGLGVQGLADAFIMLRMPFESEEARRLNEDIFETIYFGAMTSSMEQAKESGPYETWKGSPISEGIFQFDMWGVKPKSGRWDWESLRKDVVEHGVRNSLLLAPMPTASTSQILGNNECFEPYTSNIYTRRVLSGEFVVVNKHLLKDLVKLGLWNDAMKNNLILANGSIQAIPNIPQNIKDLYKTVWEIKQKHIIDMAADRGAYICQSQSLNIHIQDSNFGKLTSMHFYAWKAGLKTGMYYLRTKAASDAVKFTVVQPQAEPQLEPVMAEAIAIEKPLDYVQYAKDHAQNTTPQPVPMVTDLEQQYAAMTCSLDDPEGCEMCGS; translated from the coding sequence ATGTTTGTAGTTAAACGCGATGGCCGCCGGGAGTCGGTAAAGTTCGACAAAATCACCGCTCGGATCGAGAAACTATGTTATGGCCTCGACCCCGCTTATGTACAGCCTGTAGAGGTAGCTGTAAAGGTCGTTAGTGGTCTCTACGACGGAGTTAAAACCACTGAACTCGACAACCTGGCTGCCGAAACAGCCGCGTCGATGACGACAAAGCACCCGGATTATGCTATTCTGGCTGCCCGGGTCGCTATCTCGAACCTGCACAAGGAGACCAATAAGTCATTTTCGGGAACGATTAAAAAACTCTACCAGTACGAAGACCCCAAAACCGGTGAAAATGCCTCGCTGATTTCCAAAGAGGTGTATGACGTTGTGCGTCAGCATGCAGCCCTGCTGGATTCGACGATCATTTACGACCGGGATTACGGCTATGATTATTTCGGGTACAAAACACTCGAAAAGTCATATTTGCTGAAGCTGGACGGCCGGATTGCCGAACGTCCGCAGCACATGCTCATGCGCGTAGCCGTCGGGATTCACCAGGAAGATATCGATGCGGCCATTGAGACGTACCACCTGCTCTCCGAAAAGTGGTTTACGCACGCAACGCCGACCCTGTTCAATGCCGGAACGCCAAAACCACAAATGTCGAGCTGTTTCCTGCTGACGATGAAGGACGACTCCATCGACGGTATTTACGACACGCTGAAACAAACCGCCAAGATTTCGCAGTCGGCGGGCGGAATTGGCCTGAGCATCCATAACGTTCGGGCGACGGGTACCTACATCAAAGGCACCAACGGAACCTCCAATGGGATTGTACCGATGCTGCGTGTTTTCAATGACACGGCTCGCTACGTAGATCAGGGTGGTGGTAAGCGGAAAGGCTCGTTTGCGATCTATCTGGAGCCCTGGCACGCTGATGTATTCGATTTCCTGGATCTGAAAAAGAACTCCGGTAAAGAGGAAGGACGTGCCCGCGATTTGTTCTACGCCCTCTGGACGCCGGATCTGTTCATGAAGCGGGTGGAAGATGACGATGTCTGGTCGTTGTTCTGCCCCCACGAGTGCCCCGGTCTGGCCGACTGCTACGGCGATGAGTTTGAAGCGTTGTATACGCGCTACGAACGCGAAGGCCGTGCCCGCCGGACGATAAAGGCGCAGGAGTTGTGGTTCAAAATTCTGGAATCGCAAACCGAAACCGGCACGCCCTACATGCTGTATAAGGATGCGGCCAACAAAAAGTCGAACCAGAAAAACCTCGGTACCATCAAGTCATCGAACCTCTGTACCGAAATCATCGAGTACACGGCGCCCGACGAAATAGCGGTTTGTAACCTGGCCTCCATTGCGTTGCCGAAGTTTATCAAGCGCGATCCGGATGGAATCATGCGTTTCGATCACCAGAAACTGTATGAGGTGACCCGGACCGCTACCCGCAACCTCAACAAGATCATCGACATCAACTATTACCCGGTCGAGGAAGCCCGTCGGAGCAACATGCGCCATCGGCCAATCGGACTGGGTGTGCAGGGTCTTGCCGATGCGTTCATCATGCTGCGGATGCCGTTTGAATCGGAGGAAGCGCGTCGCCTGAACGAAGATATTTTCGAGACCATTTACTTTGGGGCCATGACGTCGTCGATGGAGCAGGCCAAAGAATCTGGTCCTTATGAAACCTGGAAAGGGTCGCCGATCTCAGAAGGGATCTTCCAGTTCGATATGTGGGGTGTAAAACCAAAATCAGGCCGCTGGGATTGGGAAAGCCTGCGGAAGGATGTCGTAGAACACGGCGTTCGGAACTCGCTGTTGCTGGCTCCGATGCCAACGGCGTCGACCTCGCAGATTCTGGGTAACAACGAGTGTTTCGAGCCGTACACGAGCAACATTTATACCCGTCGCGTGTTGTCGGGCGAGTTTGTCGTGGTGAACAAACACCTGCTCAAAGATCTCGTCAAACTGGGCCTTTGGAACGATGCCATGAAGAACAACCTGATTCTGGCCAACGGCTCGATCCAGGCGATTCCGAACATCCCGCAGAACATCAAAGACCTCTATAAGACGGTTTGGGAGATTAAGCAGAAGCACATCATCGACATGGCCGCCGACCGGGGTGCCTACATCTGTCAGTCGCAGTCGCTGAACATCCACATTCAGGATTCGAACTTCGGCAAACTGACGTCTATGCACTTCTACGCCTGGAAAGCAGGTTTGAAAACGGGTATGTATTACCTCCGCACGAAAGCGGCTTCCGACGCGGTGAAGTTCACGGTCGTTCAGCCACAAGCCGAACCCCAGCTGGAGCCGGTTATGGCCGAAGCCATAGCCATCGAAAAGCCCCTCGACTACGTGCAATACGCCAAAGATCACGCGCAAAACACGACGCCACAACCCGTACCGATGGTAACGGACCTCGAACAGCAGTATGCCGCCATGACCTGCTCGCTGGACGATCCGGAAGGCTGTGAGATGTGTGGAAGTTAG
- a CDS encoding type B 50S ribosomal protein L31 — MKKGIHPDYREVVFHDLSSDYKFLTRSTVQTKDTIEYEGQTYPLVKIEVSSQSHPFYTGKNVLLDTAGRVDKFRKRYGTKENSTPTSTAQ, encoded by the coding sequence ATGAAAAAGGGCATTCACCCGGATTACCGCGAAGTGGTATTCCACGATCTGTCGAGCGACTATAAATTTCTGACCCGCTCAACCGTTCAAACCAAAGACACTATCGAGTATGAAGGCCAGACCTACCCGCTCGTAAAGATTGAAGTTAGCTCGCAGTCGCACCCTTTCTACACGGGTAAAAACGTACTGCTTGATACGGCCGGTCGTGTGGACAAGTTCCGCAAGCGGTACGGTACCAAAGAGAATTCAACGCCAACATCGACTGCCCAGTAG